The genomic DNA TACCTCCAAGTGCTCAGAACTGATTAAACCGTAAcctctcctcacaatatcaatacattatgcAGCGTAAAAGTGACGAGAATGTATACGCTTGTCAGCTAGGGAATGTTGTTTTGATGTATATAATACCAGGTTCTCTTAACTATTTACGAAAAAACTCTGTTAGGTAAAAGaaagaattactaatcagatcttgggaggtgAAGGAACGCGACAAGGCGATCATGATATTCAACAACGAGTTTTCAAGCAATGgcgcattattattatttttttaacttactttaCAGGGTGGATTTGTACCCCAATTTATCAGTTCAAAATAAGTTGAGAACGTGTTATAAGGGAACATGTGCGTTAAAAATTGTAATTCGTTTGAGAAGGGTTATTTTAAGATGTTGTAAGAGTTATGTCGAACAAGAAACACTTCCAAAGATATGTGAGAAATTACTTCTAATATATGCTCCTGTATAAAGTTTCCGTGGTTTTAAAGGGACGACAACCTCTATATTCTGACCgtaattgaaaatattattgaatAAAATTACATACACACCATAGCTAGCAGTACATCATGCGGCTTAAATGATTGTTGCATTTAAGCGCACTCTTTTCGAGGAGTAAAATTAAATGACTGACAGTTTTAGTTTTTCCAAGGGTGGGAGTAGGGGCTGAAAATGGTTCAGGAAGTATCGATCCGCCATTTGTTCCGAGGTGAAAACAACTCACAGCATGCGCTCGAAAAGACGTCACACTGCCATTCGATCTTAGCATCCGTTCGGGAACAGGCGTCacattttgtttatatttgGGTGTTAATTCATAATTCTGTGGTTTCACCTCCGCCATGGAAGCCAATACGCCACTTCCTTGTTGGTGCGCTTATCAGAGGTTTAAAAAAAGCTGGTTACCACAACGCCGCCTAGAAGACCTCTGACCACCGTCTGTTGAGCCTGCGAGTAAGCTGTCCTGTTTGGGTTTCACCTTTTCCCGACACAGCTGCCTCCAACACCGTCTGCAGCCGCTCATGCAAAAATTTTCGGTAAATCCTGACGTATATTTTTTGTGACGAGTcttaaaatttcatattttgaaGCCGCACCATCCCCGTCACACCAGCGTGTTTTGCTCGATGAGTTTATTCTTGCGCTGTGACCCCTTTTTTTCAATAGAATTTAGTTTGCCCAAAATTTGAGAAGCGCCATTTTCAACCCTTTTCAACCAAATGTCAGTAACCATATCCTCCTTACCCTTTcctatacattttctttggtactgacaaggagaatttgtttaacaatcacagCTTTTTAgatcggtgatcatttccttcattctcatgatccTAATTTGTGATTCAGCAGTTCTTCTTTAAGGAGAcattagatgctgatcactttcagggtttaaagagttaaggagGAATAAGCGTCAAGGAAAATAATAGTTTGCTTGTTCAGATGAAACGGAAGACACTAGGGACATTAAAAAGGGTGTTTGAATGGAACTTATTATCTTTGTCAAATGTATGTGACAAATCGTCTTGCCAAATGTGTAAAGTGACTCATTAATTCATGACAACTGGAAATGCGTGAGAGAACTTCGTTTCGTAAATGGCACTTGATATTCAgttgattttattagctgtaagAGTTGCTATGAAATAATAccataatttttcttgtttcgaAGAACATGCGTCAGTCGTATGCGTATCATTGATAATAAGTTACATGTCCATTTTTAAATTCCATGGTAACGTACagctgttcagtaatagatcacagatgacgtctGAACAGAAAAGAAGCACGCGAGacgcagccaagtgtgtcacaGATGTTCTTACCAAATTTTGATGTCTTCGTGATCTATTACTGGACAGATCCATGGCGACATGGAATCTAATCGTTTTATTTAATGAAGAAGCAAATGATTGTAAATGATGACGTAATCTGTGTTTGTCCCCAATAACCAATTATAAAATGCGGGTATGATTCAGTTTATaatataaactgagttgatgataTCTATGTCTCATTCGAATAGCTCTCTCTCGTGCAATATTTTCAACGCTCGGAGATAAAACTCTTATCCTAGTGGAGCTTTGTAATGTCAACCCTGTCTCCTATAAGATTTgttataaaattattatttatgtaTACCGATTACTCACTCTTACAATTGAACTAAATATAGTTACTTCTTCATAATGGTTCGATGCGGAAAATGTTATTTCCTGATGGAATGGGCTGGTACATTTAGTCATGGATATTTTCTTAATTCCTGTAAAATACGTGCCATGCAGGACTTACGATATTCACTTCTTTATGTGGCGGAAATGTGTGGCTGATATTAAATTGCAGACCACTATGTTGTCCATGGaaaaattgaataaagggggtaattttcttaagaaactgtggtgctgcgtcggtgggagagtataacagggtaatttggtatcatcaattaagtcgataacgtaaattagccgctgtaaagagttttaaagctgacgtttcgagcgttaccccTTCGTCAGAGGAAAAATTGGCCAATCTGCGTGGTCAGCAGAAACCCTCTTGACAAAGGCACCTGTCGTGTTTCCGACATGACATACATCATAACAGCCCACGCGCTATTCGCATGTTTAAAATTCCTTTTCCCAATAAAAAGATcattataaaatatatttgctcTTTCTGATGCTTATAAACAAGTCATGTCTATCGTATGCATTTCAGGTTTTCGAGCGACTATTTCAGACGCGCTCTTATCGGCGATGAATGCTTGAAAATTTACTTTAGAGCCGGTGGAGGGGTTTTAATTTGAAACCTTAATCTGCACCATTCAAATTCTTGTCTGTCTTCGAAAAAATAGATAGATTACCACTTAATAACCTCGATCAATAATAAAGAaatgttatttctgtttttaagtGGCTATCTAAACTGAGTTCGCAGGTCACGAACAGCTGCTGGTTACAGCCGATGATGGAAAACTTCCTGCCATGCATCTTTTGGTAAAATTATTCACAAGATGCAAAGTGTAAGATCGCAAATATCGAACAGCGATCAGTAAGCTTTCATTTATTTCTGATGGATGCTAAACCTTTCGTCGTTAAGGGTTGATGcaatgttgtttgttttttacagaTCTCTTGTCTGAAAGAGAAGTGAGCGATCGGCAAGTGTCAAGTGTGTAAGACGATACTTGACGTGAATCAATGCTACCGGATTTGCCTCACGCAAAACTGGCTATATCAATATTTAAGTAGACTTTTTGACAGGTGACTTATTAATGCAAACGAGCCTTGTTTGGTTTGCAGAGAGCGAATTCTACACGTTGTGATTCTAGGAAAGTGGATTGACTTCCAGCCGACTGGATCTTCTTTCGCCGGTAGTCCCTTGGGATTCGACTCCGAGTGAAACCGGGCGATCGGcgatttcaataatttttgACGAGAACAATACCTCATACGCAGCGAGCAGAGAACGGAGGCAGTGGAGCGAGCTGCAATGATTAATTTAAATCATGTCATGTCATCGAGATCTCTCGATTATTATCATGAAATTCGATTATAGTAACACACCATTCTGGAGGGAATAGAGGCATAACACGCGAGCTGTACCGGAGAGAAGGCCGACGTGAAAGCCGACACTAAGTCGCGAGAAGCCACGAGCATCCTTTTAGAAGCTTAGTTGTTTTGTCTGCTTAATAAACCTCAACAATTTGCAGGAAGGAAGAAACGTTTTCGCCGCGAGTGGTGAGTTTGCATATCATTGAAGTGTCAATTAACGTTGTTTTCAGCGCACGGTGGTGGAAGTGAAAAGGTCTTACCGACCTACATATCTGACTCggaagaaaaaaagtaagtgTTTAGAGGACCTCAGTGTGGAGTGAACTTCTTGGGTTTCGTGTGGCAGTTCAATTCACAAGCACCCCTCTCGAGTTCATACACAAAACATGCCGCGAGCAACAAGATAGATCTACTGTCTGTCGACTGACGGTGAAGCACGACACTCTTTAGGATATGATCAGCCTGTTTTCTTGTCGCCCACTGAGATCACGAACGAATGGTGAAGGGGCCGACCGAGACTACCAGCGAGTGGATTTCACTGTTCACACACCAACTTACTCCGTGAAATACCTCGGCTCGCAGAAGTTGTGCAGCCCTGGTTATGCGGAAATTTGTGACACGGTAAAATCTATTTACGTTGCggagaaacaaaaactgaaaaaagtggATCATTATTCGTTGAAGTTAACGAAAGAGGAGCTCTCCTTACGTGATAGGGACAGCACGGAGGATGAAGAGAAGGTGTTTCTTCTTCGAAGAATACGATTCACCGGCGTTTGCAAGGCTCATCAGCGAGTCTTTTTCTTCACCTATCAGTTTGGATCGAAGTCAGAATACGTAGAATGCAATGTCGTATTGTGTAAGAGCAACAACGAAGCGAAGAGCTTAGCGAAGGTTATATCAAAGGCTTTTGCGGACGCGCGGAGTGATTTGCACCATCAAGAGGTGGCCAGTAGAAAGCTTCATGCAGAAGGGTTAAGCGAAACCAGTATGTCACATCTTCATGTTGATGTGATCTCAAACGTCGAAGCTAACAGACAGTATTATAACATGAGTGCGTTCAAGAATTCTCGTAGCAACTCTGCCGCCAGCGCGATTTCGGATTTTCGCTCAAAGAGTCGGACCTCCGACAAACATAAACAGAGCAATCAGTCTTGCCATTTGGGGGCGAGTATCGAGTGGGAGAGGACGGAGAGTTCGCTAGATACGAGAACGACCGATGCAGAGAAGACTTCAACGAGTGGCGAGACATTTGGATGTATTTGCGAGAAGGATTCGCTTCTTAAAGTTGATCTGCCCGAACAAACGGCAGTGGATAGTCACGAACACACCGAGGAGATAAACGGTGAAATTGTTCACGAGAAAGAGCTTCTCTCTGACTTAGACCTACAGCTTATTTCACAGAGCGGTTCGACTCTGGCAGAAGAGAATGACGTCGATGACGCGACCGAGCAAGACTGCAGTGGGAGTAGTGACTGGTCAATGGTTCCCGTTCTTCAAGAGACCTCGATTTAAAACGACGTAGTTTAGTCTTGGATTATTTCTAATGATTCATGATGTCAAAATAGTCTTGTGGCGGTTAGTTTTGAATAATACTCGTCGGAAGGCGCCAAGTGGTAATTTTGGCAAGATAAGCGCTTGCTATGAGATAAACAACATCGATTGTATACAATCGTCACGTACCATGACGCGAATGGAACCCAAAAATCAAATTATACAAGAAGGTTTGACCGGTCGGCTTCATGTTTGGTGGTATTTACGATCCAAATGACTAGCGAAGAGAACGTCAGACCGCATATTACTTTATTATGCTCTTAAGTTCGCCTCTTAACGCCGTGAACAATGGAGTACAAAACAGATTACAGATATGCAAACATTCGTGTGTTAATCTGTCATGCCTGAACGAATGTTAGACTAAATGCTACAGCTTTTTTGAGGGCAATCGTGAATCGCTTTTGCGAATCTCCGCGTTTGGAGTGagtcaatttcaattttgtcaaGAGCACTTTATCATGGAGAGAGTCATTAGGCGAATTTCTCGAACGAATTGTGCGCCGAAAACATTGAATTGTTTTTCAATCGGCCGGTTCTTGTGTGCTCAAATCATTTATTCAAGAGTTATTGTCAATAAATGCAAATATGATCGAAATGTGGTTTCTTTTCACGCGTAGGAGGGTGGTAGAACATTTTTGGCCTTGATGCAACTTTCGTGTCCGAAGATTTGGAATACTTGTCTTTCCGTTGTAGCATCGAACAAATAATCGCCCCTTGTTCTCATCTTTGTTTAAGTTTGAACATTGTTCGCCTTCTAATGGTGTTTATGTTGCGagtgttttgttgttttcttttattcaatgCCTGTGAGATGTTTTGGAAGAATTTAGTAGAGAACAGTTACACAAAGGCGCCAAAATGCAGATCGATTTCGGAGAtgcttttgaaaaataaacgtGTAATGAAGACTATGGCTGAAAAAATTACTAACACAGACAAACTTCAGCCCACGGATCTGCTTAACCTCTTAAGCCGTCAAATGGATTAGGGTTTACTTTCTCTAAACTCTTCTTATACAAAAACAAAGGTAAAGCTGTGAGAATATACGCATTGATCTCATTAGGGCAATTGTCCGTGATTTTAGGGGGAAATTCCTTCAACTAGTTTTGGTTGGAAATGTGAAGAAATCGGTTAGGAGAATGCCTATGTTGACCTCATGGCTATAGGGTTAACAATGTTATCTGTTTCCGTTATGTATACCATGTCTTGTCGCATATACTGTGCCAGAATGGCACAAATATCAAGTGTTGAAATAGTTCTCGTATTGACTTACATATCGGGCTCGTTAAGGGATGATTGATTCTTTCCAATTGTATTTTACTTCagtttcattgtttttgaaaattctaGACTTGGAAATTGGTGGGAACCCAAGGATTGTAACAGTGACATCTGCATGAGACGGGAATTGGCAATAATTGATCAGTATGTTCATTACACTTTTTGTAAAGCTCTCAGTCATGAGTTACAAGCAGCGAAATGTGTGGCAGTTGACT from Pocillopora verrucosa isolate sample1 chromosome 10, ASM3666991v2, whole genome shotgun sequence includes the following:
- the LOC131772997 gene encoding uncharacterized protein, coding for MISLFSCRPLRSRTNGEGADRDYQRVDFTVHTPTYSVKYLGSQKLCSPGYAEICDTVKSIYVAEKQKLKKVDHYSLKLTKEELSLRDRDSTEDEEKVFLLRRIRFTGVCKAHQRVFFFTYQFGSKSEYVECNVVLCKSNNEAKSLAKVISKAFADARSDLHHQEVASRKLHAEGLSETSMSHLHVDVISNVEANRQYYNMSAFKNSRSNSAASAISDFRSKSRTSDKHKQSNQSCHLGASIEWERTESSLDTRTTDAEKTSTSGETFGCICEKDSLLKVDLPEQTAVDSHEHTEEINGEIVHEKELLSDLDLQLISQSGSTLAEENDVDDATEQDCSGSSDWSMVPVLQETSI